agtACTTATTTAATGCACATGtaccagaaaataaaacaaattataaaaaaggtaacattcatattttgtttccTTATTGCATGGTGGTGTCATATGACGTCAGGTCCGCCATTTTTTAACTAAGacgtaaaaaaatatgaaaaaattatttttgttattaaacaagcctatttaacaagaaaaacaagtaaacaaatttttcttttaattatttaataattcatgcatgaagaggtaaagtgaatttaaattctttgtatTTCAGCAAAATTTGACAAAACTTTTAGACACGTATTCGATCTGCTGCTTTTGAGAGTACTGCTGAGAAGGTCGGAAGAACGCGCTCTTACATTTAGGTAACTGTGGATACTTTCGTAAACTAGCACGATTTTTACTCAAAACTATTGCTCTTAGTTACGGTTGAGATCCAAGGTTAAATAATCGAGAGTTTTAGGGTTTATAAGAAAATGTAAGGAGTATCGAGTTCAAACAGACCGTGACAGAAGGTTTTCCAACCAATATAATAAAGTAATCCCGCTACATAcgcagtgccgcatttccctataggcccactaggcccaggcctagggcgcaaaattttagggggcgcataaattttaaagtacacaaaagaaaaaagttgcggcggcgggtggtgttggcgctcggcggggcgggtggccaaggtcaactagatACTAGataatatactattgtaattatctttcatcaaaattacgtaattaagaaatttactggatttctacgtcagtgtaatcagagtcctctgggggggggggggcgctctttggtctgtaggcctaggggcgccgaatttgtaaatgcggccctgtaCATACGTTATTATGTGATATGTCACATGATCAAATgtcacataattaattataatgaattgttgatacatttttattcttagattttctcgttgctatcatgatAATCCATATGAACATAATTATAACAacattagaatttttatttttacctttaattttgatcTTTCGGCCCAGAAATCAGTAGAGTTCTTCATTAGACGAAGAGGAAGTGGTTTCCACTACAAATTTCCGGTACCATCCAGTCAAGCTGGGGTACGGGAGCACCTCCCCTCCTACCGGGAGTATGTTAAAtgctaataacattaaaaattgtttgtttgacAGCCGTCTGAGAGCATGTTATTATCATTTTATGCTCTACAAAAACGGCTATAACATAAGGGAAAACGTACCCTTTTGGAGACTGCCCTATAACAGAAAagtttttttaggaaaattaCGCTGCTTTTAATGAGAATAACAGAGGCGTGGAAAAATGGCTATGTATTAAGAACTAAAAGGTACATCCTCCACCTTTTACCTAGAATTTACGCATTCTAATAAGGGCTTCCACGAcacatattttttacatgtatattacttatattttacttaaaaatgtgaacgtatatttgtattacataagtaatgtttattttttattctgagatttctcattgccatcatagtAATCCATatgaacatataaaaacattagaatttgtatgtttacctttaattttgatattttggcCTAGAAACCAGTTCTTCAttggaccaagaggaacataaatttcaagtttcaaggctctaggacctttctatcaagagctatggcgcggacagacagacagacagactacaACACGACTTTATGAAGGCTCTGTCAGGTCAGAAGTTTAGGCAAcctaaatataattcatatattgCAATATATCTCGGTTCACTATCTTTAACAGATTCTAGAGAGCAACGACATGGACATTCACAAAACAAtctttattaaagaaaaatgaaCTGTATTATCAGTACAGATACTAGAGTTGGTAAATTATATGTTATGCACCCACAGTGGCCTTTAGGTTCTACACAGTTTGGTGATATATCGGagttgtttagtaatttaacgtACGAGTTGATCCATCTTACAAAGGGGCACGTGTCTTGGAAAATGCTGAATACCCTTGGAGAGCCACACTGCAATTTACCTATCCGCCCAACATCACAGGTCTTGATGTTCTCCAACTGCACCAGCTGCATCGCCACAGCCTTGACCTCGCCATCACAGAGCAGTCCTCCTCCTGAGTCACCGGAACACACGCCGACGTCCGCCTCGGGCTTCGTACACAAGTACCTCGACACCGCCGAAGGACCGAAGGCCGCTTTCATTCTGAAGGAGCAAAGACAAGGATTCTTCACCGCGAGAATGTGCGTCTTCCTCACCTTATCATCTGCGTTCGTTTCGCCGATCTGTACTCTCCCGAACCCCGTGAACTCGCACTCGAAGTAGCTGTGGTAAGTCCACGGTCGTGGCGACAGTTTTACCGTGTTCACAGTCTTCGTCAGTTTGAATTTTTTCTCAGTTTTTATGACGCTGATGTCGTAATCGCTGACGCCGCTCCTGTACTTGGGATGCGGGTAGAACTCGTCACTCATCAAAGTCTGAGACCCAGATGCCGGCTTCTCGTCTATCACTTCCTGGAACGAGTACCCTCCAGCGTAAACTTTGACACCGGTAATTTTAGGCTGCCTGCTGGTGATACAGTGAGCGGCAGAGAGTACCCACTCCGCAGTCAGCAAGGATCCTGTACACAAACCCATGATTTCCTTCTGTGCACCGAACAGCGACACAAGTAACACGGAGTACGGACTCTCCGTGGGACTGGACACATTAAACGCGTCTGCTCGGTTTCGCGGAAAGAACGGCGTAAAGAAACCATCGCTCTGACTAGCAGAGCCGTTCAAGGAAACATTActgtaatgaatatttttgtgttcattaTCATTTAAAACTCCAATactgaattctgtatcatttgcCGTTCTGTTTAAATTAAGACCTTCCTGCAAAACAAATGGCGTGCTAGACGTATTATCAAAGGTGACATCCAAATCTGTAAGAATATACTCACTATTCACAGATTTATTAACTGTAAATGCTATATTTACTGCCGTAGAAGTACTTCGATTACTCTCGTTATTATAACCTTTTCCTTTGCCTTCCACGTGGTCCTGCACTGTTCCGTAACCACACAACCGTCCAGTAAACCAAATCAGcgcaaataaagaaaaattgacATTACACATGCTATTGCAAGTTGTGCAGGAATTTGGGGGGGGGTTTGACTAATTGTGAAACTGAAAATTTTTATGGactcataattttgaaattaactggAGTAGCCTAAGTGTGTGTTTACAAACACCGATGTTCtttataaagttatttgtttatagtaacaCATCTGTTAATGGGAGTTGCATGCACAATGAATTACAGAATCTTCagctaaataataaaacaccGTACTATGTGaattgctttaaaattatatccatatgtatttaaaagatgaatattttcaaacaaaataaaaatatttttcgaatGAAATAGAACCCGTAAAACTATGTAACCCctcaaaaatactatttaaacacttcCTCTTTCAGGATTATATGATTTCTGATACTGTGGTTTGGTGTATATATTTTAGATCAGCCTGAAATACAAGTTGTGACTATGGtaaattagtaataaaccaaGTTTACCCGTATATCCTTCTAAAGATTTTATCATGATAATAATCTCAGAGGAACAGAATGTGTTATTTAAATGTCGTTTACAATATCAGATACAGTCTTTCTGTGTTCTTCACTGGATATGCTcatgaatgaaattttaactacATTTCGGCATTGTGCATTTTTATTGATTCAAATCGAATcagaaatagtataaataatataaactgtatttttttaaataacattttgacatTTTTGACACTTTACGAAAATATTGTTTGATGGCCAACTGATATTGTTAGTGATTTGTCACATTTTATTGATGAAAAGCATTGCATTTAAATGCTTTCTGGACAGAAAAACTTGAATTACATAAAATCCCTCCTTGTAACACATAACAAGAATGTATATAACAAGAAATACTATATTAGTCTGAAGTGTACCAATATGCAATATACCAGTACATACATGTGTAAAATTGTGCGTGTGTtatgacaaatataaataaataacttcaatGGTATGCACTCTATCCCCATAACAACACATCAGAAGCTACGTAATTCTCAGAAACTCACTTAGAGACACTGTATTGAACAATTCCTCGCAgttcataaaacacaaaaatcacagttatataattttatcaatgaaGAACAAAATTTGATAAGTCACTAGGTGATTTATTAGTCAAAGCCACCGTGATTTACCGGACTTTCAGTTGCATCTGCATGACCTTAATCCAGTTTTTCCTGAAAGAGAGCGGCACGGCATGTCTGCATATTGTTTGGTCGCAACCCCATTGTTTGTATTGTCAGATAACAGTTCCACAACAACAGGAAAATGTCTTACCAACTCCTAACATTGTGTTTTGACTAATATTCTCATGAAATTTAACCATTTCCTTACTCTATTGTTTAGGAGTAAGTGgtcactaatacacacacgaagAAGATGCTAAAAATTGTCTACCAAGGGCCATACTATCCAATGTAATGAATAATTCTTTTCGTCCAATTTTCATACTCTGgggtattaaaaatacattgaagaataaaaataaggaacatccggtgttgttattttataactaCGACCGCTACACAAGTTAGAGGCAAAGTCAAAGTGAAAAAGTTTTATCTCTAAAGATCTTTAACGGCGTTTAGTTCGTTATccacatttttcaaatataatacgACTTTGCGGAGGCTGCAATAAACAAAGATTGGAACTAGTATTCAGACTCTTTTTAAACAATCAGAATCATTTCAAACTTGAATTGCTGAAAATCGTGTAATCGTGTTTTTTTTAGATGACTAAAATTACTCACTTACATTTTCCAGGTCACAATATATTTCCGATTTAAATGTGGTGTATTTGGGTAGAAATGTCCATTTGTTTGATACTAGAAACATGGACAAATTTAAGAGTTCAGTAACACAGAACTGTTGCTTTTGGATAATCCCTATCTCActggaaaatgaaaataattacaatgcTCGTCTAAAAAACTCTTGATGTCTAATGCAATTGATTGTTTGGAAGAGTTCGTAGCTCACAGCcgggaacaataaattaattgataacaaTGTTCCCAGGTACACTTAAACTTAaaagatgtatatttttgtataattagtGAGAGAATAAAAAGTATAGAGAGCTTAGTGCATTTCACTACGCGGTGCGTAAGGAAGTACGGGAACTTTGTTACTGCTACTACACCATGAAACTTATAGACTGGTACACGTTGCTTTAAGTCGTTAGTTGTTAGACTTTCTAGCCTTTGCACGAATTTTGAACGCCCAAACGACATCCCATCCTATCGTCTgtgaaataattgtatataagcATATGTCAAGTTTGGTATAAAAATCAAGGTCTATTATTTATGATCTTTGAATAATACGTCACAATTCCGAATTCAAAAGACATTCATAAGCAAACGTATTTCTCCCAGGTCAAAACACTCTGTCGACATGCATTCCCAGGAATTGTAGGATTCGATCTTTACCAATAAAATATCAACTTTCAAGACTGTACCCTGCAGTTTATTGAccgtttttgaaattaaatttgattaatttaaatttaacactgtTATTTATAGATGTCTTCTTGTATGAATGGAATGTATGAGTTGGTATTTGTAAAGGATCTCCAATTCAAATTTCAACTGGTATTTTTTACGCTTACACTTGTTTACGGAATATATCCATTATGAATATTTACGATTATATTGTTCAGCATATATCAGAAAGAGACTTGGGGCAATAACAGATAGATCCCTTGAGGGacactattttttaagaaatctaaaaacaCGCCCAATGCGTATTCTAGTTTATCTCAACGCTCAACCTCTATGTTCAAAATGCTGAAGGGTGCCAAAAACTTATTAATAGACGCTTACAGAGAATATGGAGAATTAGAATTGGGTGGTATTTCGGCCTACTTAATGAAGAGGTATGTCCTATTTTTATAGGCATCTAGGATCACCTAATGGAAGGGTTTACCACTACACATTTCTGGTACCTCCTAGTCAAGCTGGAGTACCGGAA
The Homalodisca vitripennis isolate AUS2020 chromosome 1, UT_GWSS_2.1, whole genome shotgun sequence DNA segment above includes these coding regions:
- the LOC124355350 gene encoding chymotrypsin-like elastase family member 2A yields the protein MCNVNFSLFALIWFTGRLCGYGTVQDHVEGKGKGYNNESNRSTSTAVNIAFTVNKSVNSEYILTDLDVTFDNTSSTPFVLQEGLNLNRTANDTEFSIGVLNDNEHKNIHYSNVSLNGSASQSDGFFTPFFPRNRADAFNVSSPTESPYSVLLVSLFGAQKEIMGLCTGSLLTAEWVLSAAHCITSRQPKITGVKVYAGGYSFQEVIDEKPASGSQTLMSDEFYPHPKYRSGVSDYDISVIKTEKKFKLTKTVNTVKLSPRPWTYHSYFECEFTGFGRVQIGETNADDKVRKTHILAVKNPCLCSFRMKAAFGPSAVSRYLCTKPEADVGVCSGDSGGGLLCDGEVKAVAMQLVQLENIKTCDVGRIGKLQCGSPRVFSIFQDTCPFVRWINSYVKLLNNSDISPNCVEPKGHCGCITYNLPTLVSVLIIQFIFL